From one Henningerozyma blattae CBS 6284 chromosome 1, complete genome genomic stretch:
- the TFC4 gene encoding transcription factor TFIIIC subunit TFC4 (similar to Saccharomyces cerevisiae TFC4 (YGR047C); ancestral locus Anc_1.88), which translates to MVTSTDDLQVEDTYSPKNKNNRNDNTDDDIDNQNDEVDDVVRDISIDNEDEDDELYGNIDDLKLMISDDENPDLENDIYGKNYYDSPDDALLAEFSDYDSVSEDDEQDFMDAIREANNFKVKRKRKNKKIKKSSVPFRRERPVDPEVALLASEANEAFVRNDLVVAERLFNEIIKKDARNFAAYETLGDIYQLQNRMNDCCNSWFLAAHLNSSDWSFWKMVANLSVELNHIRQAIYCYSRVININHQDLESLYKRSVLYRQIGQIGRALEGFQKLHKYNPLDNNILRELAVLYVDYNRIGNAIGLYINVFKANIARREAIILASESVFDSSDEESSEEFSSDEDDEDESEDYEDEQGNRRNKSKKKNKKKKKQNQINELLKDFDTARIAEDEDLQMYPELNWKKLNAKHRCILFDWSSLNILAELYLKQPSENSKEGIKMIKRCARWIQRREQQLFWEDVIDDSECDDRRYKNAKFDALTDNEKNKEYHLPIDIRIRLGLLRLNNDQLLEALNHFHFLYDENFLEISDLYFEVGQALQNSENYEEAVDYFLPLLALEDFNKTELFRPLGKCYKELENYSMAKEYFEKLVEVNPTDIDDVLTLAELEYHLGNTDEFNNLLKKAVKLRKQQAEELDNIAKEYEKEESKSPEEKEAENAINPHSKPLLEDSMFRQAITKKKKTLQDIERERFEREKKISSKVLDKYNKLKSYRPGFETGNKTQITMWIDIASDLIDVFSSVKNFFMKSRSKKFVGIIRRTKRFNKLIDSKLERLSKLSSGDNLLDGLPLMEESVRLTSTTELRGLTYDQWFELFMELSLIITKYQNIEDGLSVIETAQEVNVFNQDSNRVKTMRFVKCAIVLRMKDPYKLAENLRVLLNQYQFNRKVLQIFLYCLSEGNKSMEILSSTVQQKFFLRQLKAFDGARYNTHVSGQASLTNKQVLNVDKKSSPYLFHIYAMLLYSSKGFLSALQYLNWMERDIPNDPMVNLMMGLSHLHRSMQRLTAKRHFQVLHGLRYMFKYYDIRSENYSDLEKQEADYNIGRAFHLLNLLSIAVHFYHRVLENYEDDTLKKHAAYNCVMIYQESGNFDLASSIMEKYLTI; encoded by the coding sequence ATGGTTACTTCAACTGATGATCTTCAAGTAGAAGATACTTACTCTccgaaaaataaaaataatcgCAATGACAATacagatgatgatattgataacCAAAATGATGAAGTTGATGACGTAGTGAGAGATATTAGCAtagataatgaagatgaagatgatgaattatatGGTAATATCGATGATTTAAAACTTATGATAAGTGATGACGAGAATCctgatttagaaaatgatatatacgggaaaaattattatgataGCCCAGATGACGCTTTATTAGCAGAATTTTCTGATTATGATAGTGTAtcagaagatgatgaacaAGATTTTATGGATGCTATTAGAGAagctaataattttaaagttaAAAGAAAGcgtaaaaataaaaaaataaaaaaatcatcaGTTCCCTTTAGACGAGAAAGACCTGTAGACCCTGAAGTTGCTCTGTTAGCCTCAGAGGCCAATGAAGCATTTGTTAGAAATGATTTAGTTGTGGCTGaaagattatttaatgaaattattaaaaaggATGCTAGAAATTTTGCTGCTTACGAAACATTAGGTgatatttatcaattacaaaatagaATGAACGATTGTTGTAATTCTTGGTTTTTAGCTGCACATTTAAACTCATCTGATTGGTCGTTTTGGAAAATGGTTGCCAATTTATCAGTAGAATTAAATCATATTAGACAAGCCATATATTGTTATTCAAGagtaattaatattaatcatCAAGATTTAGAATCTCTTTACAAAAGATCAGTGCTCTATCGTCAAATTGGCCAAATTGGTAGGGCTTTGGAAGGTTTCCAAAAATTACATAAATATAATCCCttggataataatattttgcGTGAACTGGCTGTGTTGTATGTGGATTATAATCGTATTGGTAATGCTATTGGCTTGTACATTAATGTCTTCAAAGCAAATATTGCAAGAAGAGAAGCTATTATACTGGCAAGCGAATCTGTATTTGATTCTTCAGACGAAGAATCTTCTGAAGAATTTTCCtcagatgaagatgatgaagatgaaagtGAAGATTATGAAGATGAACAAGGGAATAGACGAAATAAAtcgaaaaagaaaaataaaaagaagaagaaacaaAATCAGATTAATGAATTGTTGAAAGATTTTGATACAGCAAGAATCGCCGAGGATGAAGACTTACAAATGTATCCTGAattaaattggaaaaaactTAATGCTAAACATAGATGCATATTATTCGATTGGTCAtctttgaatattttagcagaattatatttaaaacaacCGAGCGAAAATAGTAAAGAAGGCATCAAAATGATTAAAAGATGTGCTCGTTGGATTCAACGTCGtgaacaacaattattttGGGAAGATGTAATTGATGATTCTGAATGTGATGATAGAAGATATAAAAATGCTAAGTTTGATGCATTAACggataatgaaaaaaacaaagaatATCATTTACCAATTGATATCAGAATCAGATTAGGGCTATTAAGGTTGAATAATGATCAATTATTAGAGGCATTAAATCATTTCCATTTCTTAtatgatgaaaattttcTGGAAATCTctgatttatattttgaagtGGGTCAAGCATTACAAAATTCAGAAAATTATGAGGAGGCTGTTGATTATTTCTTGCCATTATTAGCTTTAGAAGATTTCAATAAAACTGAATTATTTAGGCCATTAGGTAAATGTTATAaggaattagaaaattattcaatggCCAAggaatattttgaaaaacttGTCGAAGTGAATCCAACTGATATTGATGATGTATTAACGTTGGCAGAATTAGAATATCATTTGGGGAATACcgatgaatttaataatttattgaaaaaagcTGTAAAGCTAAGAAAACAACAAGCTGAGgaattagataatattgccaaagaatatgaaaaagAGGAAAGCAAATCACCGGAGGAAAAAGAAGCTGAAAATGCGATTAATCCTCATAGTAAGCCTTTATTAGAAGATAGTATGTTTAGGCAAGCTATTActaaaaagaagaaaacaTTACAAGACATTGAAAGAGAACGTTttgaaagagaaaaaaaaattagttcAAAAGTATTGGATAAATATAACAAGTTGAAATCTTATAGACCTGGCTTTGAAACAGGAAATAAAACTCAGATCACTATGTGGATTGATATTGCATCCGACTTAATTGATGTATTTTCAAGTGtcaaaaatttcttcatGAAAAGTCGttctaaaaaatttgtgggtattattagaagaactaaaagatttaataaaCTTATTGATTCTAAATTAGAGAGATTATCTAAACTATCTTCTGGTGATAATCTATTAGATGGGTTACCCTTAATGGAAGAAAGTGTCAGATTAACATCTACTACTGAATTAAGAGGGTTAACATATGATCAATggtttgaattatttatgGAACTGTCtttaattattacaaaGTATCAGAATATCGAAGATGGTTTGAGTGTTATTGAAACAGCTCAAGAAGTTAATGTTTTCAATCAAGATAGCAATAGAGTCAAAACGATGAGATTTGTTAAATGTGCTATCGTTTTAAGAATGAAGGATCCATATAAATTGGCTGAAAACTTAAGAGTCctattaaatcaatatcaatttaATAGAAAGGTATTACAgatatttttgtattgTTTGAGTGAGGGTAATAAATCAATGGAAATCTTGAGCTCAACGGTCCAACAAAAATTCTTCTTAAGACAATTAAAGGCATTTGATGGGGCAAGATATAATACTCACGTGAGTGGCCAAGCATCTCTCACGAATAAGCAAGTACTAAATGTCGACAAAAAAAGCTCGCCATATTTATTCCACATCTATGCTATGTTGCTGTATTCTAGCAAAGGGTTTCTATCAGCTCTTCAATACTTGAACTGGATGGAACGTGATATACCTAATGATCCAATGGTGAATTTGATGATGGGTTTATCCCACTTACATAGATCAATGCAAAGACTGACAGCAAAGAGACATTTCCAAGTTTTACATGGCTTAAGATATATGTTCAAATATTATGACATTAGATCTGAGAACTATAGTGATCTAGAAAAGCAAGAAGCAGATTACAACATAGGTAGAGCATTCCATCTCCTTAATCTTCTATCGATTGCTGTCCACTTTTACCATAGAGTTCTGGAAAACTATGAAGATGATACATTAAAGAAGCATGCTGCCTATAATTGTGTGATGATCTATCAAGAATCTGGCAATTTTGATCTTGCAAGTTCAATTATGGAAAAGTATTTGACTATCTAA
- the UFD1 gene encoding polyubiquitin-binding protein UFD1 (similar to Saccharomyces cerevisiae UFD1 (YGR048W); ancestral locus Anc_1.89), whose translation MFSGFNTFSTGFANIPQKFESLFRCYPIAMMNDQIRKDDANYGGKIFLPPSALHKLTMLNIRYPMLFELTANDSKKVTHGGVLEFIAEEGRVYLPQWMMETLQIQPGSLLKVASIDVPLGNFVKIEPQSVDFLDISDPKAVLENVLRSFSTLTINDIIEISYNNKIYRIKILEVKPESSSNSICVIETDLITDFAPPVGYVEPDYKALKEQQLQEKKAQSIDPANQSSGTMSQRINYKSILNELPESTFVGQGSKLSGSVTKKIKKVNNIKDVKVSLNGEPMKLDLPDGQLFFGYPIVLPKNENSNDDDDAKHTNLYKGSGQSLRKSNKRKNKNNDDKNSSSKNSKSPEIIEID comes from the coding sequence ATGTTCTCTGGATTTAATACATTTAGTACAGGATTTGCTAATATCCCACAgaaatttgaatcattattcAGATGTTACCCAATTGCTATGATGAACGACCAAATTCGTAAAGACGATGCTAATTATGGtggaaaaatattcttacCACCAAGTGCTTTACATAAATTAACAATGCTTAATATCAGATATCCAATGCTATTTGAATTAACTGCAaatgattcaaaaaaagttaCACATGGTGGTGTTTTAGAATTTATTGCTGAAGAAGGCAGAGTTTATTTACCACAATGGATGATGGAAACGCTACAGATACAACCTGGctctttattaaaagtagCAAGTATTGATGTTCCATTGGGGaattttgttaaaataGAGCCACAATCAGTAGATTTTCTAGATATTTCTGACCCAAAGGCCGTTCTAGAAAATGTTCTTCGTAGTTTCTCTACTTTAACAATTAATGACATCATTGAAATCAGttataataacaaaatatatagaattaaaatattagagGTTAAGCCAGAGTCATCATCTAATAGTATTTGTGTTATTGAAACGGATTTAATTACAGATTTTGCTCCTCCCGTAGGTTATGTAGAACCTGATTATAAAGCCTTAAAAGAACAACAACTACAAGAAAAGAAAGCTCAAAGTATTGACCCAGCAAATCAAAGCTCAGGTACAATGTCGcaaagaataaattataaaagtattttaaatgaattaccCGAAAGTACATTTGTAGGACAGGGTTCAAAACTATCTGGGTCtgttacaaaaaaaataaagaaagtTAATAACATTAAGGATGTAAAGGTTTCGTTAAATGGCGAACCCATGAAATTAGACTTACCAGATGgacaattattttttggttACCCAATAGTTTTaccaaaaaatgaaaattctaatgatgatgatgatgcaAAACATACAAATCTATATAAAGGTAGTGGCCAATCGTTAAGGAAAagtaataaaagaaaaaataaaaataatgacgataaaaattcaagttCAAAAAACTCAAAAAGCCcagaaattattgaaattgattga
- the TBLA0A05520 gene encoding uncharacterized protein codes for MPQQATLTFQIFRLIKWWNNKFPIEWIDAIRIFKMTVNSTLAFIFCLLVKVRAHMGTDPAMMPLIAVIVHPGRRVSGNVHAVVYSIAGLLLGLSWSLLGRFLGQKCLEPYWRTMTEAELYENHFVRYQSALGILALFYVITLFFHGWMRSVNTSYFGIVFPYFVVIHFAFMTPITVKHAVIAEAYSTPFYLGLAISLFLCLVVFPEFGSSHLGNSIVDTLNNFHNLIDHSVSFFISEENRLQENRLYSKSPNSLGKLCKLKTVMANKVSNCKLVFNESLYEITYSYVAPDKLKNVIDNVKPLLVYVNGLVDACELKFSLLKKNKKKSNSSTNNISTNYEVNGESLVRESSSESTSAMNLKLDFDYDIRYGDAQILSTILHKVRPSVFGIHCILSECIYHVKLSLAYIYDVNLRKVTPCSMFEDHHFKTYENKKQVREEIDLKYDTHRLQEALIDYSFIIRENLDGLDINFLEPDDEMFLFSSFLVNFRQTAESILRVLRTVDELIEFRKKQDAKGWIRGKRIWFNFLRSYKTLKAWIFTSYSRGTTVTEGDTFRGAIGEDNLIASNNVATQIPFEEENVINNIRGDANDSSATIHNKTGKAESSKDSANNEQPFELTTDNSNLVFNNKEYQQELTIISKCMITCKNFCIRSRNHFRFGFQIVIAMMICSFPMFTPKYRAWYRNYHGPWMGFVCILSMEPSVGDTLSVFILRGIGVFTGSLWAYVSYVTAGGHQRDPYLETVMTCFGVIPGYYVILKTPYVKAALIHTISVYIVMLAAILPSTIPGGILRNFAKRCLAIGYGGAIGLFIQYTIFPLRAREQVSAEISYVCGCIAKMELLYVSSIEGIPESATFSDAKFQKFIKISRSAKSALARATTYKNLAKQEFRIKGGYSSIEKVFTQIIFILDHILDRMNNTALLRCTYGDSIIEEFEDVIHPYRRDAAASVACVMRILQMTIKNKTPLPQNLPSSRIKHRRLVNSVRSILANRYKSELSLMRKNSIRRQSQLQNLKHPHEYYLKEKFLSWNATSSATEEIIAYIEELTYLTKVLVGVNEFKYGFLSRPLYEDWAAEAVQNFDNFVENLRTADSGNASSIEDDRSTAVVASHSIHNVEPVSVESSGSSLQSSVQSPLSDGGSFSLETSLNVREEPQQYLGNDTDIEENLDEPINNNGRNDSSTPKSHRFNLNRISTNKLRLYGTDDEDHNTFRRRVFSIGSFSEDTSLPFAALLRRKTYQSMNDTTGDDNEDSSDSMTDIPLALMKLMTNKNEKHL; via the coding sequence ATGCCACAGCAGGCTACATTAACTTTCCAAATTTTCAGATTAATAAAATGGTGGAATAATAAATTCCCCATAGAATGGATAGATGCTATAAGAATATTCAAGATGACAGTTAATTCTACTTTAGCTTTTATATTCTGTCTCTTAGTTAAGGTAAGAGCGCATATGGGTACAGATCCAGCAATGATGCCTCTAATTGCTGTCATTGTACATCCAGGTAGGCGTGTTAGTGGTAATGTGCATGCAGTCGTGTATTCTATTGCAGGACTACTTTTAGGTTTATCGTGGTCTCTATTGGGACGATTCTTGGGACAAAAATGTTTAGAGCCATATTGGAGAACAATGACTGAAGCTGAATTGTATGAGAACCATTTTGTGAGATATCAGTCAGCTTTAGGTATATTGGCACTGTTTTATGTTATTACATTATTTTTCCATGGTTGGATGAGATCTGTTAATACTAGTTATTTTGGAATTGTTTTCCCCTATTTTGTGGTTATTCATTTTGCATTTATGACACCCATTACTGTCAAGCATGCTGTTATTGCAGAGGCTTACTCCACCCCATTTTATCTTGGTCTAGCGATTAGTTTATTTCTATGTTTGGTTGTATTTCCAGAATTTGGTAGTAGCCATTTAGGTAACTCAATCGTTGatactttaaataattttcataaCTTGATTGATCATTCTGTTAGTTTCTTTATTTCAGAAGAAAATAGGCTACAAGAAAACCGGTTGTATTCAAAATCGCCTAACTCATTGGGTAAATTGTGTAAATTAAAGACAGTTATGGCTAATAAAGTTTCCAATTGTAAATTGGTTTTTAATGAGTCCTTATATGAAATAACATACTCTTACGTAGCACCTGATAAACTAAAAAATGTTATTGATAATGTAAAACCTCTATTAGTTTATGTGAATGGTTTAGTTGATGCATGTGAATTGAAATTCAGTTTActtaaaaagaataaaaaaaagagtaaCTCGtctacaaataatatttcaaccAATTATGAAGTTAATGGTGAAAGTTTGGTTCGAGAATCTTCGTCGGAAAGTACATCGGCCATGAATTTAAAGCTGGACTTTGATTATGATATTAGATATGGGGATGCTCAAATTTTATCGACGATCCTGCATAAGGTACGGCCCTCAGTATTTGGTATTCATTGTATATTGAGTGAATGTATCTATCATGTAAAACTATCGCTCGCTTATATTTATGATGTCAATTTGAGAAAAGTTACTCCTTGTTCTATGTTCGAAGATCATCATTTTAAAACATATGAGAATAAGAAACAAGTACgtgaagaaattgatttaaaatatgataCACATCGTTTACAAGAAGCTTTAATAGATTATAGTTTTATCATCAGAGAAAATTTAGATGGTTTAGATATTAACTTCCTGGAGCCAGATGATGaaatgtttttattttcatcattcCTAGTGAATTTTAGACAAACAGCTGAATCAATCTTAAGGGTCTTGAGAACTGTAGATGAATTGATAGAgtttagaaaaaaacaagacGCTAAAGGTTGGATTCGTGGTAAAAGAATTTGGTTTAACTTTTTAAGAAGTTATAAAACCTTAAAAGCTTGGATTTTCACATCATATTCTAGAGGGACTACAGTAACCGAAGGTGATACATTTCGAGGTGCAATAGGGgaagataatttaatagcAAGCAATAATGTCGCTACTCAAATCCCTTTTGAAGAGGAGAAtgtaattaataatatacgTGGTGATGCAAATGATTCATCTGCTACTATACATAATAAAACAGGTAAAGCAGAAAGCAGTAAGGACTCAGCAAATAATGAACAGCCATTTGAATTGACCACCGATAATTCAAACTTggtttttaataataaagaatatcaaCAAGAATTAactattatttctaaatgTATGATAACATGCAAAAATTTTTGCATTCGTTCAAGGAATCATTTTCGATTTGGTTTTCAAATTGTGATAGCAATGATGATATGTTCGTTTCCAATGTTTACTCCAAAATATAGAGCATGGTATAGAAATTATCATGGCCCATGGATGGGCTTTGTGTGTATTTTATCGATGGAACCATCTGTTGGTGATACTCTGtctgtttttattttacgTGGTATAGGGGTGTTTACAGGCTCTCTTTGGGCTTATGTTTCATATGTTACAGCAGGTGGACATCAGCGTGATCCTTATTTGGAAACAGTAATGACGTGTTTCGGTGTAATACCTGGCTACTatgtaattttaaaaaccCCATATGTTAAAGCTGCACTTATCCATACAATTAGTGTTTATATTGTTATGTTGGCTGCCATTTTACCATCAACTATTCCAGGAGgtattttaagaaatttcGCGAAAAGATGTTTGGCTATTGGTTACGGTGGGGCAATTGGACTATTTATCCAGTATACTATCTTTCCATTGAGAGCTAGAGAACAAGTCAGTGCAGAAATCTCTTATGTCTGTGGGTGTATTGCAAAGATGGAACTATTATATGTAAGTTCGATTGAGGGAATACCAGAATCAGCCACCTTTTCAGATGcaaaattccaaaaatttattaagaTATCACGAAGTGCAAAATCAGCACTAGCAAGAGCTACCacttataaaaatttagcAAAACAAGAATTTAGAATAAAAGGGGGTTATTCATCTATTGAGAAAGTGTTTACACAAATAATCTTTATCTTAGATCATATTTTAGACAGAATGAATAACACAGCTCTTTTGAGATGCACTTATGGTGATAGTATTatagaagaatttgaagatgTTATCCATCCTTACAGAAGAGATGCAGCAGCAAGTGTGGCATGTGTAATGAGGATTCTTCAAATgacaattaaaaataaaacccCTCTACCTCAAAACCTGCCAAGCTCCAGGATTAAGCACAGGAGGTTGGTCAACTCGGTGCGTAGCATTTTGGCAAATAGATATAAATCTGAATTAAGCTTAATGAGAAAGAATTCGATTAGAAGGCAAAGTCAACTGCAAAATTTGAAGCATCCAcatgaatattatttaaaggaAAAGTTTTTAAGTTGGAATGCAACAAGTTCCGCTACTGAAGAAATCATTGCATATATAGAAGAATTAACATATTTGACAAAAGTATTAGTGGGTGTCAATGAATTTAAGTATGGTTTTTTATCACGTCCGTTGTATGAAGACTGGGCGGCAGAAGCTGttcaaaattttgataacTTTGTAGAGAATCTTAGAACAGCAGATAGTGGCAATGCTTCGTctattgaagatgataGATCAACAGCTGTAGTTGCATCACATTCTATTCATAATGTAGAGCCAGTATCTGTGGAATCTAGTGGATCAAGCTTGCAATCAAGTGTACAATCACCCTTATCTGATGGTGGTAGTTTTTCATTAGAGACTTCGCTTAATGTAAGGGAAGAGCCTCAACAGTATTTGGGTAATGATACTGATATAGAAGAAAATCTAGATGAAcctattaataataatggcaGGAACGATAGCTCTACTCCAAAGTCTCATcgatttaatttaaatcgTATATCGACAAATAAATTACGGTTATATGGTACCGATGATGAAGACCACAACACATTTCGTAGAAGAGTGTTTTCAATTGGTTCGTTTAGTGAAGATACTTCGTTACCTTTTGCAGCATTATTGAGGCGTAAGACATATCAAAGTATGAATGATACAACCGGagatgataatgaagataGCTCAGATTCAATGACAGACATTCCATTAGCATTAATGAAACTTAtgacaaataaaaatgaaaagcatttataa